In Mytilus trossulus isolate FHL-02 chromosome 14, PNRI_Mtr1.1.1.hap1, whole genome shotgun sequence, a genomic segment contains:
- the LOC134697561 gene encoding glycine receptor subunit alpha-2-like → MSDLSKDFAMSIFLRQRWRDKRLKYDRIEGVPALQLNTKSINGVWVPDLFILNEKRATIHNVVVPNKLLHIQPDGSILYSLRISGTFSCDVNLLKYPLDNQICPLIIESYGYTSETLELQWYNEPVEKKEDIILSQFSLDCIETFKCDKQYAGMNFSCVQMNIKLDRLYDYYLLQIYVPSILIVILSWVSFWISVDATPARISLGLLTVLAMTTQSSGLPKVSYFKAIDVWMVSCLCFVFAALIEFAYVNVLSRVEQRRLSHVVDITNNKTEDIRRSLPEKMGNQTSSRINLFFRNMASREKARNVDKISRVIFPMLFLLFNVIYWTVYIFD, encoded by the exons ATGAGTGATTTGTCAAAG gaTTTTGCAATGAGCATATTTCTGCGACAAAGATGGAGAGATAAGCGTCTGAAGTACGACCGGATAGAAGGTGTCCCTGCTTTACAGCTAAATACAAAGTCTATAAACGGAGTATGGGTGCCGGActtattcattttaaatgagAAACGAGCAACTATTCACAATGTTGTTGTGCCAAATAAATTATTACACATACAACCCGATGGGTCCATCCTCTACAGCCTTAG GATATCTGGTACTTTTTCATGTGACGTTAATCTACTGAAATATCCGTTGGATAATCAAATTTGTCCGTTGATAATAGAAAGCT ATGGTTACACATCCGAAACACTGGAACTACAATGGTATAATGAACCAGTAGAAAAGAAAGAAGATATAATTTTATCACAATTCAGCCTGGATTGTATAGAAACCTTCAAATGTGACAAACAGTATGCTGGAA tgaaTTTCTCTTGTGTACAAATGAACATTAAACTGGACCGTTTATACGACTACTATCTACTGCAGATATACGTACCAAGCATTCTTATTGTAATACTATCATGGGTATCATTCTGGATAAGTGTAGATGCCACGCCTGCTAGAATATCACTCGGATTACTCACGGTTCTAGCTATGACAACACAAAGTTCCGGATTACCGAAAGTTTCGTATTTCAAAGCAATTGACGTGTGGATGGTGTCATGTCTGTGCTTTGTGTTTGCAGCATTGATAGAATTTGCATATGTGAATGTTTTATCACGAGTGGAACAAAGGAGACTATCTCATGTAGTAgatataacaaataacaaaactgaAGATATAAGACGAAGTCTTCCAGAAAAG atggGAAATCAGACTTCATCGAGGATCAACTTATTTTTCCGAAACATGGCCAGCAGAGAAAAAGCTAGGAACGTTGACAAAATATCACGAGTTATCTTTCCTAtgctatttttgttatttaatgtaaTCTACTggactgtatatatatttgactGA